The Streptomyces sp. NBC_00306 sequence TCTTCTCCGCGGCCGAGATGCCATCCAGGACCGGCATCTTCACATCGAGGATGACCAGGTCGGGCCGGTGCTCCCGGGCGAGCTCGACCGCGCGCTGTCCGTCGCCGGCCTCGCCGACGACCGCGTAGCCCTCTTCCTCCAGCATCTCTTTGAGGTCGAGACGGATGAGGGCCTCGTCCTCCGCGATCACGACGCGGGTGGTGAGCGGGGGAACGTGCGACGCGTCGTCGTCGGTGGGGGGCTGGGGCGAGTCGGGGGCGGTCACGGGACTCCTCTTTGCAGGGCAGCTACAGCTCCTCCGAGCCTACCCAGCTGAACCGGCGGGCGGTCACCGGGTACACTCCCACAAGCGAAACCGGCCGGGTTGGTGGAACGGTATACACGGAGGTCTCAAACACCTCTGCCCGAGAGGGCTTGCGGGTTCGAGTCCCGCACCCGGTACGCCTGGACAAGTGGATGTTCCCGTTCGCGTGGAACATCCACTTTTTGCTGCTCAGCGACATGCGCTGTCGCGCAGAGTAGTCGTATGAGAGTCCATGGCACTGATGTGCGCCGGAAAGCCTTGTCGCTCCTTCACGGCGGCGCCCGGAACGCGGATGTGGCGCGCCGGCTGGACGTGCCTCTCGGCACCGTCGCGTACTGGCTCCACATGGACCGGGCCGAGCGCGGCGAATGCCCGGGCTCGCACGATCCGGAGTGCCCTCGATGCGACGACCGCGCCCTGGACGGGAGCGCGTACGCGTACCTCTTGGGGCTCTATCTCGGCGACGGGCACATCAGCCACTACTCCGGGCATCGGGTGCCCAACCTCATGATCACCTGTGGGGACGCATGGCCCGGCCTCATGGACGAGGCCGAGCGGGCGATACGCACCGTCTTCCCCGAGAACCGGGTGTGCCGTGTCCGCAGGACGGGCTGCCACAACGTGAAGGTCTATTCGAAGCACCTCACGTGCCTCTTCCCTCAGCACGGAGCCGGCAAGAAGCACGAACGCCGCATCGCCCTCGAAGACTGGCAACAGGCGATCGTGGACCGGAATCCGTGGGAATTCGTCCGCGGTCTGGTCCACTCCGACGGCTGCCGGAACATGAACTGGACCACCCGCCTCGTGGGCGGTGAGGTCAAGCGCTACGAATACCCGCGCTACTGGTTCACCAATGTCTCCGACGACATCAGGCAGCTGTACACCGACACCCTCGACAAGCTCGGAGTCGAGTGGAAGCACTGCACCCGGGCCGGGAGGCCGTACAACATCTCCGTCGCCCGCCGGGCTTCCGTCGCCCTCATGGACCAGCACATCGGGCCGAAGTACTGAGCACGCGTCCGCACTCCGGCCCGTGCCACCTACTTCGGGCTGTCGTCCTCGCCGATGTGGTGCACCCGCACCAGATTCGTCGAGCCCGCGACACCCGGCGGTGAGCCCGCCGTGATCACCACGATGTCGCCCTTCCGGCAGCGGCCGATCTTCAGCAGCTCCTCGTCGACCTGGGCCACCATCGCGTCGGTGGAGCCGACCTGCGGGCCGAGGAAGGTCTCCACTCCCCAGGTGAGGTTGAGCTGGGAGCGGGTGGCCGGGTCGGGGGTGAAGGCCAGCAGGGGGATCGGGGAGCGGTAGCGGGAGAGCCGCCTGACCGTGTCGCCGGACTGGGTGAACGCGACCAGGAACTTGGCGCCCAGGAAGTCGCCCATCTCGGCGGCCGCGCGGGCCACCGCGCCACCCTGGGTGCGGGGCTTGTTGCGGTCGTTCAGCGGCGGAAGGCCCTTGGCGAGTACGTCCTCCTCGGCCGCCTCGACGATGCGGCTCATGGTGCGGACCGTCTCGACCGCGTACTTGCCGACGCTCGTCTCGCCCGAGAGCATCACGGCGTCGGTGCCGTCGATGACGGCGTTGGCCACGTCGGAGGCCTCGGCGCGGGTGGGGCGGGAGTTCTCGATCATCGAGTCCAGCATCTGCGTGGCCACGATGACCGGCTTCGCGTTGCGCTTGGCGAGTTTGATCGCGCGCTTCTGGACGATCGGGACCTGCTCCAGCGGCATCTCGACGCCCAGGTCGCCGCGGGCGACCATGATGCCGTCGAACGCGGCCACGATGTCGTCGATGTTGTCGACGGCCTGCGGCTTCTCGACCTTCGCGATGACGGGGAGCCGGCGCCCCTCCTCCTTCATGATGCGGTGGACGTCCTCGATGTCCTTGCCGCTGCGGACAAAGGAGAGGGCGATGATGTCCGCGCCGATCCGCAGGGCCCAGCGGAGGTCGTCGATGTCCTTCTCGGACAGGGCGGGGACGGAGACGGCGACACCGGGGAGATTGAGGCCCTTGTGGTCGGAGACCATGCCGCCCTCGATCACGGTGGTCGTGACCCGGGGGCCGTCGACCGCCGTCACTTCGAGGGCGACCTTGCCGTCGTCGACGAGGATGCGCTCACCCGTGGTGACATCGGCGGCGAGTCCGTCGTAGGTGGTGCCGCAGATGTGGCGGTCGCCCTCCATCGGCTCGACGGTGATGACGAATTCGTCGCCGCGTTCAAGCAGTACGGGACCTTCACGAAAGCGTCCGAGGCGAATCTTCGGACCTTGAAGGTCGGCGAGGACACCGACGCTGCGGCCCGTTTCGTCGGACGCTTTGCGTACGCGCTGATAGCGCTCCTCGTGCTCGGCGTAGGTGCCGTGGCTGAGGTTGAATCGGGCAACGTCCATTCCGGCCTCGACCAGTGCCTTGATCTGGTCGTACGAGTCGGTGGCGGGCCCCAGAGTACAAACGATTTTTGCTCGGCGCATGGTTCGAGCCTAGAGCTTACCGACGGGTAGAGAATTGGCCGGGCATGACTACTCAACAACCTTTACGTGAAGGCTTATTGACAAGTGTTGAATTGTGCGCGGGGGCGCTCCGATGAGCAATTGCGCCGATCGGGGCACCCGGCCGTCACAGTGCCGGTGGCGTCATGGTGAAGCGGGCGTTGACCTGCGCATAGACCGTCTGCCGCTGTGGTTCGAGGTCGAGTGCGGGGGCCATCTCGGCGCTGTCGGCCGCTCCGTAGGCGGCCATGCGCATTCCGCCGGGGGCCGGTGGCACTCCGTAACCGACGGCGTTCTCGGCTCCGAGATCGGCGAGTTCCACCAGCGCGGCGAGGCGTGCGCCGAGGGCCTCCGCGTACTCCCGGGCGCGCTGGACGGCTTCGAGCACCGCCTGCCGGCGGGCTTCGCCGTGGGCGGGTGAGTCGGGGCGCAGCGCCCACCAGGGGCCGTCGACCCGGGTGAGGTCGAGGTCGGCGAGGCGGGTGGTGAGTTCGCCGAGGGCGGTGAAGTCGGAGAGTTCGGCGGTGATGTGTACCCGGCCGTGGTAGGCGCGGATGCGTTCGGCGCGGCCGTGCCGGGTGAGTTCGGGGGTGATGGAGAAGGCGCCGGTCTCCAGTTTCTCCACGGCGTCGCCGTAGGACTTGATGAGGTCGAGGACCGCCGTGTTGCGGTGGGTGAGGTCTTCGAGTGCGGTGCGCCGGTCGGTGCCGCGTGCGCTGACGGCGACGCCGATCCGCGCGATCTCGGGGTCGAACTCCAGGCGGGCCTCTCCGCGGACGGCGACCCGCGGGGTCTCGGGGGTGCCGTACGGCGCGGCGGTGGGCGGTGCGTCGGTGGTCACGGTGACTCCCTCGTACGGCGTGGTCGTGCCGGCGGACGTGTCCGCCACTCTCGCATCCCGGGTGTGCGACCGGCAGACACCAGATCGAAACCCGCGGGGGGTGTCGCACGGCACCGCCCCTGGGCCAGAATCTACGCGCGTTGTGCCTGTGAACCGAGAGAACGAGGGATACGAAATGCCGCTGAACCGTAGGACGTTCCTGGAGCGATCCGCCGCCGCCGGGGCCGGGGTGGCCATCGCCGGCAGCGCCGCCGTGCCCGCCGCGGCCGACGAGCGTGCCTCCGGTCGTCCGCCGAAGCGGTACTCGTTCACCGTCATGGGCACCACCGATCTGCACGGCAATGTCTTCAACTGGGACTACTTCACCGACAAGGAGTTCGACGACAAGGCGCACAACGATGTGGGCCTGGCGAAGATCTCCACGCTGGTGAACCGGATCCGCGAGGAGAAGGGCCGGCGCAACACGCTGCTCATCGACGCCGGCGACACCATCCAGGGCACCCAGCTGTCGTACTACTACGCGAAGGTCGACCCGATCACGGCCGAGCGCGGTCCGGTGCACCCCATGGCCCAGGCCATGAACGCGATCGACTACGACGCCGCGGCGCTCGGCAACCACGAGTTCAACTACGGCATCCCGGTGCTGCGCAAGTTCGAGGAGCAGTGCCGCTTCCCGCTGCTCGGCGCCAACGCGCTGGATGCCAAGACGCTGCGCCCGGCGTTCGCGCCGTACAGCATGCATCGCATGTCCACGCCGTGCGGCCGGGATGTGAAGGTCGCGGTCCTCGGGCTCACCAACCCGGGTATCGCCATCTGGGACAAGGCCAATGTGCAGGGCAAGATGGTCTTCCCGGGTCTCGAGGAGCAGGCCGCCAAGTGGGTGCCGAAGCTGCGTTCCATGGGCGCCGACGTCGTCATCGTCTCCGCCCACTCTGGTTCCAGCGGTACCTCGTCCTACGGTGACCAGCTGCCGCACATCGAGAACGCGGCCGGTCTGGTCGCCGAGCAGGTGCCCGGTATCGACGCGATCCTCGTCGGTCACGCGCACACCGAGATCGCCGAGTACTTCGTGACCAACAAGGAGACCGGCGCGAAGGTCGTGCTCTCCGAACCGCTGAAGTGGGGCCAGCGGCTCACCCTGTTCGACTTCGACCTGGTGTGGAGCAAGGGCCGCTGGACGGTGGAGAAGGTCGGCGCCCAGGTGCTGAACTCGAACACCGTCGAGGAGGACCCGAAGATCACCCGGCTGCTCGGCGACGAGCACAAGAAGGTCGTCGCCTACGTCAACCAGGTCATCGGCACCTCCGTCACCGCGATGACCACGGCCGATGCGCCGTGGAAGGACGAGCCGATCATCGATCTGATCAACCACGTCCAGCAGGAGACGGTGAAGGCGGCGCTGGCCGGCGGCCAGTGGGCGGCGCTGCCGGTGCTCTCGCAGGCGTCCTGCTTCTCGCGGACCGCGGCGATCCCGGCCGGCAACGTGACCATCAAGGACGCCGCGGGGCTGTATCCGTTCGAGAACACGCTGGAGGCGCGGCTGCTCACGGGCGCGCAGCTGAAGGACTATCTGGAGTTCTCGGCGCGGTACTACGTGCAGACGCCGGCGGGTGGCCCGGTGGACACGGCCAAGCTGACGAACGCCGACAACACGCCGGACTACAACTACGACGCGATCTCGGGTCTGACGTACGAGATCGACATCGCGAAGCCGGCGGGCTCGCGGATCGCCGCGCTGTCCTTCGACGGCGAGCCGATCGACCCGGCGGCGCAGTTCGTGCTCGCCGTGAACAACTACCGGGCGAGCGGCGGCGGCAACTTCCCGCATGTGGCGGGCTCCCAGCAGCTGTGGGCGAACTCGGAGGAGATCCGCAACACGATCATCTCCTGGGTGACGGCGAAGGGCACGGTGGACCCGGCGCAGTTCGCGTCGGTGGGCTGGAAGCTGACGCGTGAGGGCACGCCGGTCTTCTGACCGTCCGCGTGTCGGGAGGCGTTCAGTTTCCCTGGGCGAGGGGCGTGAGTTCCATCGCCTGCCCGGGGACCCTGGGCGCCTCCCGGCGTTCCAGGCCGAAGCTGGTGAAGGCCGTACGCCGGGGCATGGGGTAGGGCTCCTTGCCGGTCAGGGAGTTGAGGATGGCGGCGCTGCGCCAGGCGGCGAGGCCGAGATCGGGCGCGCCGACGCCGTGGCTGTGCTTCTCCGCGTTCTGCACATACACCGAGCCGGTCACCGATTCGTCGAGGACGAGCTTGAACTCTCCGTCGACGCGTGGCCGGCCGGAGGCGTCATGGCGGATGTACGGGTCCAGTCCGGCGAGCATCCGGTCGACGGGGCGCTCGCGGTAGCCCGTGGCCAGGATGACAGCGTCGGTGGTGAGGCGGGAGCGGGTGCCCTGCTGCAGGTGTTCCAGATGGAGTTCGATCTTGGTGGTGGCGACCCGGCCCGCGGTGCGGACGCCGACGCCGGGTGTGAGGACGGCGTCGGGCCAGCCGCCGTGCAGGGTCCGGCGGTAGAGCTCCTCGTGGATGGCCGCGACGGTGTCGCCGGCGATGCCCTTGTGGAGCTGCCACTGCTGCGGGACGAGCCGGTCGCGGGTCTGCTCGGGCAGGGCGTGGAAGTAGCGGGTGTAGTCGGGGGTGAAGTGCTCCAGGCCGAGCTTGGAGTACTCCATGGGGGCGAACGCCTCGGTCCTGGCGAGCCAGTGCAGCTTCTCCGCGCCGGCGAGGCGGGCCCGCAGCAGGTCGAGGAAGACCTCGGCGCCCGACTGTCCGGAGCCGATGACCGTGATGTGCTCGGCCTCCAGCAGCCGTTCCCGGTGGTCGAGGTAGTCGGCGGAGTGGATCACGGGGACGGCGGGGGCCTCGGCGAGCGGGCGCAGCGGTTCGGGGACGTACGGTTCGGTGCCGACGCCGAGGACGATGCTGCGGGCGTAGCTGCGGCCGAGTGCCTCCGCCTCGCCGTCGGCGTCGAGCTGGGTGAAGTCGACCTCGAACAGGGCGCGTTCGGGGTTCCAGCGGACGGCGTCGATCTGGTGGCCGAAGTGCAGACCCGGGAGATTGTCGCTGACCCAGCGGCAGTAGGCGTCGTATTCGGCACGCTGGATGTGGAACTTCTCGGCGAAGTAGAAGGGGAACAGCCGCTCGCGGGCGCGCAGATGGTTCAGGAAGCTCCAGGGGCTCGCCGGGTCGGCGAGGGTCACCAGGTCGGCAAGGAAGGGGACCTGGAGGGTGGCGCCCTCGATCAGCAGTCCGGGGTGCCAGCTGAAGGCCGGCCGCTGTTCGTAGAAGGCGGTGGTGAGCCCGCCGTGGACGCCGTCGGCGAGGGCCGCGAGCGACAGGTTGAACGGGCCGATGCCGATGCCGACGAGGTCGAGGGGCTGGGTGTCCCCCCAGGTTCCCTCGGGGGCGTGGGACGGTTCGGGTGCGGGCGTACCGGTCATCGGTGGGTGCTGCCTTCCACGAGTTCGAGCAGTTTTTCCAGGTCGCCGGTTGTGGCGTGCGGGTTCAGGAGCGTGGCTTTGAGCCAGAGGCGGCCGTCGGCGTGGGCGCGGCCGAGCACGGCACGGCCTTCGGTGAGCAGGACACGGCGGATCCGCGCGGTCTGCTCGTCGTCGGCCGCGACGGGCCGGAACAGCACCGTCGAGAGGGCGGGGCGGTCGTGGAGCTCCAGCCCGGGGTGCTGGTCGACGAGGTCCGCGAGCTGACCGGCGGCGGCGCAGACGCGGTCGACGAGCTCGCCGAGTCCGGCGCGGCCGAGGGCTCGGAGCGTGACGGCGACCTTGAGGACGTCGGGCCGCCGTGTCGTGCTGAGCGAACGGCCGAGCAGGTCGGGCAGTCCGGCTTCGGTGTCGTCGTCGGCGTTGAGGTACTCGGTCCGGACGCCGAGCGGGTCGAGACGGGACCGGTCGGGCACCGCGAACACTCCGGCGGCGACGGGCTGCCAGCCGAGTTTGTGCAGGTCGAGGGTGACGGAGTGGGCGCGCTCCAGCCCGGTCAGCAGGCCGCGGTGCCGGTCGCTGAAGAGCAGCGGGCCGCCGTAGGCGGCATCGACGTGGAGTTCGGCGCCGTGGCGCGCGCAGAGGTCGGCGATCTCGGGCAGAGGATCGATTCGCCCGGTGTCGGTGGTGCCCGCGGTGGCGACGACGAGGCAGGGTCCCGGGAGGTCCGTGAGCGCCTCGTCGAGACCGGCGGGGTCGAGCACACCGGATCCGGCGGGGACGGCCACCGGCTCGGGCAGTCCGAGCAGCCAGGCGGCCCGGTGCACGGAGTGGTGGGTGGCGGCGCCGCAGATCACCTGGACCGCGCCGTGCCGCTCGCGGGCGAGGAGCAGCCCGAGCCTGTTGGACTCCGTACCGCCGGTGGTGAACAGGGCGTCGGGCGCGGGCGCCGCGGGATAGACCTCGTGGGCGAGTGCCCGGGCGACGGCGGTCTCCAGCTCCGAGGCGGCGGGTGCCTGGTCCCAGGAGTCCATGGAGGGGTTGAGCGCGGAGGCGGCGAGATCGGCGGCGACGGCGAGGGCGAGGGGCGGTGTGTGCAGATGCGCCGCGCACAGGGGGTCCGCGGGGTCGGCGGCGCCGTGCGTGAGGGCGCGTACGAGGCTGCGCAGCGCCTCCTCGGCACCGGTGCCTTGCTCGGGGAGAACGGCCCCGGCGGCCTCACGCAGCCGCACGGCGACGGGCCCGGGCCCCCCGGGAGGCAGGGGCCCACCGCGCCCGGCCGCGCCGTCCCGCAGCGCGTCGAGCACGACGTCGAGCAGGGGCCGCAGGGCGTCGGGGCCTGTGGTTCCTCCCGCGAGAGGCGGCGTACTCATGGAGGTTCCTTCGGGTGTCGCCGGGCTGGTCACCCCGGGGTGATGAGGGTGCGCACGATGCTCAACGACAGGGACGGGCAAGGGGTATTGGCGCGCGGGGAAGGTGGGCGGGGGGGCGAGGTGTGTGCGGGGTCCGCGGCGGGGCGCCGGTGGTGTTCGGCGGGCTGACTCGCGCGCCGGGGTGCGGGAGCGGGGGGCGGGGGTTCAACCGGCGGTCGGGGCACGGGGGTTCGTGGCGTGCGCCCCCGTGCGAGACAGGCGACCCGGGGCCCGGGACTTCCGGGGCAACGGGGCGTGCTCCCGTGTGTCAGCGCTCATCGGCCGCCCGGACGCGGAGGGTTGCAGGGTGCGGTGGCGCGTGACAGCCGGCATTCGAGGGACGGGAATCGTGGCGTTCGCCTGCGCGAGACAGGCCCCCCGGGGGGCCGGGGACTCCCGGGGCAGCAGGGCGTGCCCCCGTGCGTCAGCGCTCATCGGCCGCCCGGATGCGGAAGGCTGCAGGGTGCGGTGGCGCGTGACAACCGGCCTCCGAGGGACGGGAATCGTGGCGTTCGCCTGCGGGCGCTGGAGGCTTACGGGGCAGCGTGGGCGGCACGCGTGCGTCCACTTGCGGGCAGCGCGCGGGGGCGGCCCCCGGCAGCGGCTCCGCGCATCAACTCGCCACGCGCACGGCGACTTCACGGAAGGCCCCACGCGTCAACCGGCGCCCCCGGCGGAGGTGGGCGCTCGCGGGTGGCGACGCCACGCGGGAGACGGCGGTGTCGATCCGCCGGGGTCGCCCCGGCAGCAACGCCGCCGCCAACTCGCCACGAGCACGACGACTTCACCAAAGGCGCCCCACGCAACAACCGCCGCCGGCGGAGGTACGCGCTCGCAGGTGGCGACGCCATGCGGGAGACGGCGGTCGAACCGCCGGCTTCGCCGCGGCAGCAACACCACAGCAACGCGTTCAGCAGCCGGACGTATCGACCGGCGGCCAGGTCGCGGGGGCATTCACCGACCAGCGATGCCCGTGTCAACCCGCCCTCGGAACACGGGGGTTCACCGGCAGCGGGTCCGGCCTCGTCACCCCGCGGCCGACACCCGCAGGTCCACCGGGCAGCCCCCTCACGCGACAACCCACGCAGCCCCGGGCATCGAAAGTCCCCGCAGCACCTACCGCGCACCCGCGCGGCGGACGCGCGAGGGTTCACCGGGCAGCGCCCCCGCGTACCGACCCGCGGCCGGGTCGCGGGGGCGCCCCGCAGTGCGCCCCCGCCTGCGTCCCTATCCCTCCTGCACCGACAACGCCCGGCGCAGGTCGTCCAGTTGGTCCGCCAGTTTGCGGCGCAGGGCCGGGATCATGTCCGCGTCGCGCAGACACCGTTCGCCCAGTTCCAGCGTCCGCGCGTCGACGGCGTGCAGCGGGAACGCGTACCGGCCCGCCGCCTCCGCTATGGCCGGGCCGCGGCGGCCTGCGAGCGCCACGGCGTCGTCGAAGTAGCGGGCCACGTACTCCCGGACCAGTTCGGCCTGTTCGGGCTGCCAGAAGCCCTGTGCGGTGGCGGTGAACAGGTAGTTGGAGAGTGTGTCGGAGGTGAACAGCCGCTCCCACGCGGCCTCCTTCGCCTCCGGTGTGGGCAGCGCGGCGCGGCAGCGGGCCGCGCCCTCCTGGCCCGTCGCGCTCGGGTCGCGGTCCAGTTCGGCCGCGATCGCGTTCTCGTCGGTCTCGCCGAGGACGGCGAGGCGGTAGAGGATGCGCCAGCGCAGCTCGGGGTCGAGCTCCGGTCCGCCGGGCACGCTGCCGTCGGCGAGCCATTCCTGGATCGTCTCGGGCTGCGCGGCGGCGTCGATGGCGTGGCGTACCGCTGTCAGGCGCAGTCCGGCGTCGCTGCCGTCCTCGGTGCGGCGCAGCAGGTCGCGGCAGATGTTCCTGATGGCGCTGAGCGCCGCCGGGCGCTGGTCCGCGGGAGAGAAGCGGTCGGCGATCTGGCCGGCGGCGAAGGCGAGCACGCCCTGCACCACGGCGAGGTCGGACTCGCGCGGCAGATGGGCGCGGGCGGCCTCCAGATAGGCGGCCGGGGCGAGGTCGCCGTCGCGGACCATGTCGCGGGCCGCGTTCCACACGACGGTGCGGGTCAGCGGGTCCGGGACGGCGGACAGCGAGCGGACGGCGGTGTCCCAGGAGGCCGGGTCGAGGCGCACCTTGGCGTAGCTGGAGTCGCCGTCGTTGAGGACGACGAGGGCCGGGCGCCGGCCGGGCCGGGGACCGTTCTCGCCGTGGGGGACGTCCAGTTCGAAGCGGTCGCGCAGGACGAGGGCGGAGGCGTCCACGGGGTCGGCGTCGTACGCGCCGACGGCGATCCGGTGCGGGCGGCTGCCGTCCTGGGCGACGGTGAGCGACCAGGTGCCGTTCGACTCGGTCACGGTCGAGGTGAGGGTGTCGACGCCGGTCGTCCGCAGCCAGGACTCCGCCCAGCCGTGCACGTCGCGGTCGGTGGCCTGGGCGAGGGAGTCGATGAAGTCGGCGAGGGTGGCGTTGCCGAATTTGTGGCGGGTGAAGTGGGTGTTGATGCCGGCGAGGAAGTCCTTCTCGCCCATCCAGGTCACCAGTTGCCGCAGCGCGGACGCGCCCTTGGCGTAGGAGATGCCGTCGAAGTTGAGCATCGCGGACGCGGTGTCGGGGACGGCGTCCGGGTCGGGTGCGACGGGGTGGGTGGAGGGCCGCTGGTCGGCGTCGTAGCCCCAGGACTTGCGGCCGATGCCGAAGTCGACCCAGGTGTCGGT is a genomic window containing:
- a CDS encoding lysine N(6)-hydroxylase/L-ornithine N(5)-oxygenase family protein; amino-acid sequence: MTGTPAPEPSHAPEGTWGDTQPLDLVGIGIGPFNLSLAALADGVHGGLTTAFYEQRPAFSWHPGLLIEGATLQVPFLADLVTLADPASPWSFLNHLRARERLFPFYFAEKFHIQRAEYDAYCRWVSDNLPGLHFGHQIDAVRWNPERALFEVDFTQLDADGEAEALGRSYARSIVLGVGTEPYVPEPLRPLAEAPAVPVIHSADYLDHRERLLEAEHITVIGSGQSGAEVFLDLLRARLAGAEKLHWLARTEAFAPMEYSKLGLEHFTPDYTRYFHALPEQTRDRLVPQQWQLHKGIAGDTVAAIHEELYRRTLHGGWPDAVLTPGVGVRTAGRVATTKIELHLEHLQQGTRSRLTTDAVILATGYRERPVDRMLAGLDPYIRHDASGRPRVDGEFKLVLDESVTGSVYVQNAEKHSHGVGAPDLGLAAWRSAAILNSLTGKEPYPMPRRTAFTSFGLERREAPRVPGQAMELTPLAQGN
- a CDS encoding pyridoxal phosphate-dependent decarboxylase family protein, whose translation is MSTPPLAGGTTGPDALRPLLDVVLDALRDGAAGRGGPLPPGGPGPVAVRLREAAGAVLPEQGTGAEEALRSLVRALTHGAADPADPLCAAHLHTPPLALAVAADLAASALNPSMDSWDQAPAASELETAVARALAHEVYPAAPAPDALFTTGGTESNRLGLLLARERHGAVQVICGAATHHSVHRAAWLLGLPEPVAVPAGSGVLDPAGLDEALTDLPGPCLVVATAGTTDTGRIDPLPEIADLCARHGAELHVDAAYGGPLLFSDRHRGLLTGLERAHSVTLDLHKLGWQPVAAGVFAVPDRSRLDPLGVRTEYLNADDDTEAGLPDLLGRSLSTTRRPDVLKVAVTLRALGRAGLGELVDRVCAAAGQLADLVDQHPGLELHDRPALSTVLFRPVAADDEQTARIRRVLLTEGRAVLGRAHADGRLWLKATLLNPHATTGDLEKLLELVEGSTHR
- the pepN gene encoding aminopeptidase N, with protein sequence MSVLTRDEAQTRAQFLDVHRYSIDLDLTTGEETFDSRTVIHFTARADGDTFVEVKPDVLRSVTLDGQPIDPETLTGNRLALRGLSAGEHELHLDASMRYSRTGEGMHRFTDPTDGETYVYTQLFMEDVQRVFPAFDQPDLKAVFEVTVTAPAGWKVLGNSIATDLGDGRWTCAPTPPLATYFVAVAAGPWHSVLTEHAGLPFGIHCRRSLAPHLDADADEIFEITRQCYDRYHEKFEEPYPFDSYDQAFVPEFNAGAMENPGLVTFRDEFVYRSAVTDTERQTRAMVIAHEMAHMWFGDLVTLRWWDDIWLNESFAEYMGYQTLTEATRFTDTWVDFGIGRKSWGYDADQRPSTHPVAPDPDAVPDTASAMLNFDGISYAKGASALRQLVTWMGEKDFLAGINTHFTRHKFGNATLADFIDSLAQATDRDVHGWAESWLRTTGVDTLTSTVTESNGTWSLTVAQDGSRPHRIAVGAYDADPVDASALVLRDRFELDVPHGENGPRPGRRPALVVLNDGDSSYAKVRLDPASWDTAVRSLSAVPDPLTRTVVWNAARDMVRDGDLAPAAYLEAARAHLPRESDLAVVQGVLAFAAGQIADRFSPADQRPAALSAIRNICRDLLRRTEDGSDAGLRLTAVRHAIDAAAQPETIQEWLADGSVPGGPELDPELRWRILYRLAVLGETDENAIAAELDRDPSATGQEGAARCRAALPTPEAKEAAWERLFTSDTLSNYLFTATAQGFWQPEQAELVREYVARYFDDAVALAGRRGPAIAEAAGRYAFPLHAVDARTLELGERCLRDADMIPALRRKLADQLDDLRRALSVQEG
- a CDS encoding bifunctional metallophosphatase/5'-nucleotidase: MPLNRRTFLERSAAAGAGVAIAGSAAVPAAADERASGRPPKRYSFTVMGTTDLHGNVFNWDYFTDKEFDDKAHNDVGLAKISTLVNRIREEKGRRNTLLIDAGDTIQGTQLSYYYAKVDPITAERGPVHPMAQAMNAIDYDAAALGNHEFNYGIPVLRKFEEQCRFPLLGANALDAKTLRPAFAPYSMHRMSTPCGRDVKVAVLGLTNPGIAIWDKANVQGKMVFPGLEEQAAKWVPKLRSMGADVVIVSAHSGSSGTSSYGDQLPHIENAAGLVAEQVPGIDAILVGHAHTEIAEYFVTNKETGAKVVLSEPLKWGQRLTLFDFDLVWSKGRWTVEKVGAQVLNSNTVEEDPKITRLLGDEHKKVVAYVNQVIGTSVTAMTTADAPWKDEPIIDLINHVQQETVKAALAGGQWAALPVLSQASCFSRTAAIPAGNVTIKDAAGLYPFENTLEARLLTGAQLKDYLEFSARYYVQTPAGGPVDTAKLTNADNTPDYNYDAISGLTYEIDIAKPAGSRIAALSFDGEPIDPAAQFVLAVNNYRASGGGNFPHVAGSQQLWANSEEIRNTIISWVTAKGTVDPAQFASVGWKLTREGTPVF
- a CDS encoding helix-turn-helix domain-containing protein, which gives rise to MRVHGTDVRRKALSLLHGGARNADVARRLDVPLGTVAYWLHMDRAERGECPGSHDPECPRCDDRALDGSAYAYLLGLYLGDGHISHYSGHRVPNLMITCGDAWPGLMDEAERAIRTVFPENRVCRVRRTGCHNVKVYSKHLTCLFPQHGAGKKHERRIALEDWQQAIVDRNPWEFVRGLVHSDGCRNMNWTTRLVGGEVKRYEYPRYWFTNVSDDIRQLYTDTLDKLGVEWKHCTRAGRPYNISVARRASVALMDQHIGPKY
- the pyk gene encoding pyruvate kinase, with protein sequence MRRAKIVCTLGPATDSYDQIKALVEAGMDVARFNLSHGTYAEHEERYQRVRKASDETGRSVGVLADLQGPKIRLGRFREGPVLLERGDEFVITVEPMEGDRHICGTTYDGLAADVTTGERILVDDGKVALEVTAVDGPRVTTTVIEGGMVSDHKGLNLPGVAVSVPALSEKDIDDLRWALRIGADIIALSFVRSGKDIEDVHRIMKEEGRRLPVIAKVEKPQAVDNIDDIVAAFDGIMVARGDLGVEMPLEQVPIVQKRAIKLAKRNAKPVIVATQMLDSMIENSRPTRAEASDVANAVIDGTDAVMLSGETSVGKYAVETVRTMSRIVEAAEEDVLAKGLPPLNDRNKPRTQGGAVARAAAEMGDFLGAKFLVAFTQSGDTVRRLSRYRSPIPLLAFTPDPATRSQLNLTWGVETFLGPQVGSTDAMVAQVDEELLKIGRCRKGDIVVITAGSPPGVAGSTNLVRVHHIGEDDSPK
- a CDS encoding SIMPL domain-containing protein, whose amino-acid sequence is MTTDAPPTAAPYGTPETPRVAVRGEARLEFDPEIARIGVAVSARGTDRRTALEDLTHRNTAVLDLIKSYGDAVEKLETGAFSITPELTRHGRAERIRAYHGRVHITAELSDFTALGELTTRLADLDLTRVDGPWWALRPDSPAHGEARRQAVLEAVQRAREYAEALGARLAALVELADLGAENAVGYGVPPAPGGMRMAAYGAADSAEMAPALDLEPQRQTVYAQVNARFTMTPPAL